The following are from one region of the Halobacteriovorax vibrionivorans genome:
- a CDS encoding flavin reductase family protein gives MVKDNIKRISEEDFKAFDDRKRVKVINSLSGFKSANLIGTINNQGQTNLSVVSSVVHLGASPALIGMVIRPDVSRRDTLNNIRENGEFTINHINEEIVEKAHQTSARYPQDVSEFNACKLTEEIKDNFKAPFVAESKIKFSVKFVREIKIEENGTHFIIGEIKNVYLPESCICDDGHIDIHLAQTVCVSGLDSYSKPKHIGRLSYAKPDKALHWIK, from the coding sequence ATGGTAAAAGACAACATAAAAAGAATCAGTGAAGAGGATTTTAAAGCATTTGATGATCGAAAAAGAGTTAAGGTTATTAATTCTTTATCTGGCTTTAAATCAGCGAATCTAATTGGAACAATAAATAATCAAGGTCAAACAAACCTATCGGTAGTAAGTTCTGTCGTTCACTTAGGCGCTTCCCCTGCTCTTATTGGCATGGTCATTAGACCAGATGTATCCAGAAGGGATACTCTTAATAATATTCGTGAAAATGGTGAGTTCACAATTAATCATATCAATGAAGAAATAGTCGAAAAGGCCCACCAAACAAGTGCTCGCTATCCACAAGATGTAAGTGAGTTTAATGCTTGTAAACTGACTGAAGAAATTAAAGACAATTTTAAAGCTCCATTTGTAGCAGAATCAAAAATTAAGTTCTCAGTTAAATTTGTTAGAGAAATAAAAATCGAAGAGAATGGAACACATTTTATTATTGGCGAGATAAAGAACGTCTACTTACCAGAATCTTGTATATGTGATGATGGCCATATTGATATTCATCTAGCTCAGACAGTTTGTGTATCGGGCCTAGATTCATACTCAAAGCCGAAGCATATAGGTAGGTTAAGCTACGCTAAACCAGATAAGGCCTTACATTGGATTAAGTAA
- a CDS encoding cyclase family protein → MPYIISPSIKLNSKGEWLEGVAYEKENLYKIEEGKLPPVHYDAHILRPHSLTHIETPKHTQKEGKSTDFFFKNNPNHFFGPCIVIKFKNEGWKELGDGLKQKVIQEEEIREKLKGHKRISKVLISVENVQENEFGFHEPKHVLTLSHEAARYLTSFESFNLFGTSWKSSDFMPGSSERPIHNEIFKNALILENINLNEVPEGEYFINCFPLNMEGSSESPVTAVLFDKNDLSSFIN, encoded by the coding sequence ATGCCATATATAATCTCTCCATCGATTAAGCTTAACTCAAAAGGTGAGTGGCTTGAGGGAGTCGCTTATGAAAAAGAAAATTTATATAAAATTGAAGAGGGTAAACTTCCTCCAGTGCATTATGATGCACATATCTTAAGGCCCCATAGTTTAACTCATATTGAAACACCAAAACATACACAGAAAGAAGGAAAGTCTACGGACTTCTTTTTTAAAAATAACCCTAATCACTTCTTTGGCCCTTGTATTGTTATAAAGTTTAAAAATGAAGGTTGGAAGGAATTAGGTGATGGGCTTAAGCAAAAGGTCATTCAAGAAGAAGAGATTAGAGAAAAATTAAAAGGCCATAAAAGAATTAGTAAGGTTTTAATTTCGGTTGAAAATGTACAGGAGAATGAATTTGGTTTTCATGAGCCAAAACATGTATTAACTCTTTCACACGAGGCCGCAAGATATTTAACAAGCTTTGAGAGCTTTAATCTCTTTGGTACCTCATGGAAATCATCCGATTTTATGCCAGGCTCAAGTGAGAGGCCAATTCATAATGAAATCTTTAAGAATGCGTTAATTCTCGAAAATATTAACTTAAATGAGGTTCCAGAAGGAGAGTATTTCATTAACTGTTTTCCACTTAATATGGAAGGCTCTTCTGAATCTCCTGTTACAGCAGTACTTTTTGATAAAAATGATCTGTCGTCTTTTATCAATTAA
- a CDS encoding MerR family transcriptional regulator, whose product MKIGELSKKTGVAASAIRYYEKMELLVPRRGDNGYREYPIEAVELLNLISQAKDLGLSLNEIKTVAKVLATNNPNGKLRKQLEDKMLELDNQIKVIRKFQKNIRNLLDSNCPL is encoded by the coding sequence ATGAAAATTGGTGAATTATCAAAAAAGACAGGTGTCGCAGCTTCTGCCATTCGTTATTATGAAAAGATGGAGCTACTTGTTCCTAGACGTGGTGATAATGGTTATCGGGAGTACCCAATTGAGGCAGTGGAATTATTGAATTTAATCTCACAGGCCAAGGATTTAGGCTTATCTCTTAATGAGATAAAGACTGTTGCAAAAGTTTTGGCCACCAATAATCCTAATGGAAAGTTGAGAAAGCAACTTGAAGATAAGATGCTTGAACTCGATAATCAAATCAAGGTCATTAGGAAGTTTCAAAAGAATATTAGAAATCTTCTGGACTCAAACTGCCCACTTTAA
- a CDS encoding MBL fold metallo-hydrolase: MKLLITIFLMINLYANEEYPRFSIIKTGTAKSLEGLIYEEGSLFKTMMVNHAGFLIQHQGKTILFETGLGEEVDYQFKNDMSWWAKPLFAYKKEQSIKKQLNNKYTIESIILSHAHWDHASGLRDFPNAKVIISKEEEHEVKHPVANRTFPTQFKDVKTQSFQWKEESYLNFKKHYDYFGDGTLIFVPLFGHTHGSLGLILNSKDKKYFFVGDAIWTTRQLRPIQNKAAISSILVDTDKELTRKKIDEIKKMQDRGFIIIPTHDYYLHNKLGLFPKWID; the protein is encoded by the coding sequence GTGAAACTATTAATTACAATTTTCCTCATGATTAATCTCTATGCAAACGAAGAATATCCACGCTTTTCAATAATAAAGACAGGAACCGCAAAGTCCCTTGAAGGACTTATCTATGAAGAAGGAAGCCTATTTAAAACAATGATGGTAAATCATGCAGGATTTCTTATTCAACATCAAGGAAAGACAATTCTATTTGAAACTGGGCTTGGAGAAGAGGTCGACTATCAATTCAAAAATGATATGTCTTGGTGGGCCAAGCCTCTTTTTGCTTATAAGAAAGAGCAGTCTATAAAAAAACAACTTAATAATAAATACACTATTGAAAGTATTATTCTCTCCCATGCTCATTGGGATCATGCGAGTGGACTTCGAGATTTTCCAAATGCAAAAGTAATTATTAGTAAAGAAGAAGAGCATGAAGTAAAACACCCCGTTGCAAATAGAACCTTTCCCACTCAATTTAAAGACGTCAAAACACAAAGTTTTCAATGGAAAGAAGAGTCCTATTTAAACTTTAAAAAGCATTATGACTATTTTGGTGATGGAACTTTAATCTTTGTTCCTCTATTTGGTCATACACATGGCTCACTTGGACTTATACTAAACTCTAAGGATAAGAAGTATTTCTTTGTTGGTGATGCAATTTGGACGACGAGGCAGCTAAGGCCAATACAAAATAAAGCCGCAATATCATCAATTCTCGTTGATACAGATAAAGAATTAACTCGAAAAAAGATCGATGAGATAAAGAAGATGCAAGACAGAGGCTTTATCATTATCCCTACTCATGATTACTACTTACATAATAAACTTGGTCTATTCCCTAAATGGATTGATTAG
- a CDS encoding M23 family metallopeptidase, which produces MSKLFISLILLSSLYGCNQTQHVIGRVEASSEMMIASPLRHANIVKKGEVKRGQGLYLALKSIDIDNKQALKLINQLRDEVEFSKLKVGDRLEATYDEFNNLIKFSFSQNEYETHVVTLNENSGKWDYSLEELETYWQPRMIEGQLKTGSTLQDDLLALGLERSVVNEVVNVLLCKVNFRMHARAGDRYKVLLSERKHDKKTVQTKVLFTSYSGIKAGSHDAYFYEDKEKSSTYTAHYTPDGQALINAGLRYPLPRLHIRSSYGWRMHPVTGRRAMHRGIDLRGRTGERVHAVAAGKVIMSTYNKYAGNKIAIRHRDGSTSYYYHLNRRSVGVGAWVRSHQVIGTVGATGRVTGPHLHFGFKDRRGRWMNPLNKRMIATPKLKGERLANLHTQVQKIKGTIADLEISKDSKYLVANLDKIKRFPSAIDRFDFLQEEN; this is translated from the coding sequence ATGTCGAAATTATTTATTAGTTTAATTTTATTGAGTAGTCTCTATGGCTGTAACCAAACCCAACATGTAATTGGGCGTGTTGAGGCATCATCAGAAATGATGATTGCAAGTCCACTTCGCCATGCAAATATTGTTAAAAAAGGTGAGGTTAAAAGAGGACAGGGACTATATCTGGCCTTAAAAAGTATTGATATCGATAATAAGCAGGCCTTGAAATTAATCAATCAGCTAAGAGATGAAGTTGAGTTTTCAAAGCTTAAAGTGGGTGATCGTCTCGAAGCAACCTATGATGAATTTAATAATCTTATTAAATTTTCTTTTTCTCAAAATGAATATGAAACACATGTCGTAACTCTTAATGAAAATTCTGGAAAATGGGATTATTCATTAGAGGAGTTGGAAACATATTGGCAACCTCGAATGATTGAGGGACAGCTTAAAACAGGATCAACTCTACAAGATGATCTTCTTGCATTAGGTCTTGAAAGATCAGTTGTAAATGAAGTGGTAAATGTTCTTCTATGCAAAGTGAACTTTAGAATGCACGCTCGAGCAGGAGATCGTTATAAAGTTCTTTTAAGTGAAAGAAAACACGATAAAAAAACTGTTCAAACAAAAGTTCTCTTTACATCTTATAGTGGAATCAAGGCCGGCAGCCATGATGCTTATTTCTATGAAGATAAAGAGAAAAGTTCCACTTATACAGCTCATTACACTCCAGATGGACAGGCCCTTATAAATGCTGGCCTAAGATACCCTTTACCGAGATTACATATTCGTTCAAGTTATGGATGGAGAATGCATCCTGTAACTGGAAGAAGAGCAATGCATCGAGGTATTGACCTAAGGGGACGTACTGGTGAAAGAGTTCATGCAGTGGCCGCAGGAAAGGTCATTATGTCGACTTATAATAAGTATGCAGGAAATAAGATCGCAATTCGCCATCGTGACGGTTCAACTTCTTATTACTATCACCTCAACCGACGAAGTGTTGGAGTTGGTGCCTGGGTTAGGTCTCATCAAGTAATTGGTACTGTTGGAGCAACTGGTCGAGTCACAGGACCTCATCTTCATTTTGGATTTAAAGATCGACGTGGTCGATGGATGAATCCTTTAAATAAACGAATGATTGCAACACCTAAGCTAAAAGGTGAGCGTTTGGCAAATCTTCATACACAAGTCCAAAAGATAAAAGGAACAATTGCTGATCTAGAAATTAGTAAAGATTCAAAGTATCTTGTTGCTAACTTAGATAAGATTAAGCGTTTTCCTAGTGCAATTGATCGCTTTGACTTTCTTCAAGAAGAAAACTAA
- a CDS encoding GrpB family protein produces MDKTIELVAYDDFWLKVFAKEEAALAKLLRNNFIGCEHIGSTAMPNVLARPTLDILCVVHTLDGIELFRNEFMAHGFSLVSNESQQFVFERKAPEGDRVLTNVKILKKGDERINDILDFRDYLNAEPMIATEYKNAKLNLVENHSNDLALYEGMKQRFIEAVLSKIR; encoded by the coding sequence ATGGATAAGACAATAGAGTTAGTAGCGTATGATGATTTTTGGTTGAAGGTTTTTGCAAAGGAAGAGGCTGCTCTTGCAAAACTTTTAAGAAATAACTTCATTGGTTGTGAGCATATAGGATCAACTGCGATGCCTAATGTTTTGGCCCGTCCTACTTTAGATATTCTGTGTGTTGTTCATACCCTTGATGGGATTGAATTATTCCGTAATGAATTTATGGCCCATGGCTTCTCTTTAGTTTCCAATGAATCTCAGCAATTTGTATTTGAGCGAAAGGCTCCAGAAGGTGATCGCGTTCTAACAAATGTTAAGATTTTAAAGAAAGGTGATGAAAGGATTAATGATATTCTAGACTTTAGAGACTATCTTAATGCTGAGCCTATGATTGCCACTGAGTATAAGAATGCTAAGCTTAATCTCGTGGAAAATCACTCTAATGACCTCGCTCTTTATGAGGGTATGAAACAAAGATTTATTGAGGCCGTCCTTTCAAAGATTCGCTAA
- a CDS encoding TonB-dependent receptor: MRLLFVVLFSLITTAQTKNDAIYIYGTLIEKDYYSDSNSTSVRQAKDIQKSLSTDMSEAFKIIPNLNTANGSSRSSFFQIRGIGERSAYEAISNYSVGVMVDEVDYTGISGVTNLNGLSQIEVFRGPQATDFGPSAMAGMIHLKSQDPTSISKTKTYLSYESFNTFEEALSYTGMLSTNTGMSISFNKRDSDGFMKNEYLNRTDTNGQDELALRASLRHDFYDSTLTLGLHYFDKNNGYDAFTQDNSYTTKSDKPGKDKSETFSQYLKFEKEFNANLMSTTIFTHIKNDSFYSYDEDWGNNPYWNSLPGYNADYDYNIKFPRSREDFSLDQRFNISNQSTFGIYIKSSDEDFKEVGYEDGNERKNIQGDIGTELASVYAQRIHDLNKKLSLEYGLRGEFRKVDYKENNSGSNSNIHTEDLMYGFNISISKKDLLGELAYLKIAKGYKPGGINTQSAVPQNRKEFKPESLYSLEVGQKAKLDDSRISLSTTLFFMYREDAQVKTSFQDDPMDPSSFTFYTDNATSGINYGAELEASYKQELGFNALWSIGLLNTRYRNYNIGTRNLNGRQMPHAPNYQINLNFEYKFKSGAYIGGNFFASDDFYFSNSHDLKSRPYQLVDAKIGYRNESLDISIWSKNVFDENYSLRGFYFANMPPTWQDELYTQREAPRSFGITGRYIF; the protein is encoded by the coding sequence ATGAGACTACTGTTCGTAGTGCTATTTTCACTAATCACAACTGCCCAAACAAAGAATGATGCCATCTACATTTATGGAACACTTATAGAAAAAGACTATTATAGCGATAGTAATAGTACTTCTGTTCGTCAAGCTAAGGACATACAGAAGTCTTTAAGTACAGATATGAGTGAAGCCTTCAAGATAATACCAAATCTAAATACAGCAAATGGAAGTTCTCGTTCAAGCTTTTTCCAAATTCGAGGAATTGGGGAAAGATCTGCGTATGAAGCAATTTCCAATTATTCAGTGGGAGTAATGGTAGACGAAGTCGACTACACAGGAATATCTGGTGTTACTAATCTTAATGGTTTATCACAAATTGAAGTATTTCGTGGGCCTCAGGCAACAGACTTTGGACCTTCTGCAATGGCCGGGATGATTCATTTAAAATCTCAAGACCCAACATCAATCTCTAAGACTAAAACCTATCTATCATATGAGTCGTTTAATACCTTTGAAGAAGCATTAAGTTACACCGGTATGCTTTCTACAAATACAGGGATGTCCATCTCCTTTAATAAAAGAGATAGTGATGGCTTTATGAAAAATGAGTATCTCAATCGCACAGATACAAATGGACAAGATGAACTTGCTTTAAGAGCAAGCCTTAGACATGATTTCTATGACTCGACTTTAACCCTCGGGCTTCATTATTTCGATAAGAATAATGGCTACGATGCTTTTACACAGGATAATTCCTACACCACTAAATCTGATAAACCAGGAAAAGATAAGAGTGAAACTTTCTCTCAATACCTAAAATTTGAAAAAGAGTTTAATGCAAACTTAATGAGTACCACAATATTTACCCATATAAAGAACGACTCATTTTATAGCTATGATGAAGACTGGGGCAATAATCCATATTGGAATTCTCTTCCAGGTTATAATGCTGACTACGATTACAATATAAAGTTCCCAAGAAGTCGCGAAGACTTCTCGCTTGATCAACGTTTTAATATAAGTAATCAAAGTACTTTTGGCATCTATATAAAGTCATCAGATGAAGACTTTAAAGAAGTTGGATACGAAGATGGAAATGAAAGGAAGAATATTCAAGGAGATATTGGAACTGAATTAGCTTCTGTATATGCTCAAAGAATTCATGATTTAAATAAGAAGCTATCTCTTGAATACGGCCTTAGAGGAGAATTCCGAAAGGTCGATTACAAAGAAAATAATAGTGGATCAAATTCAAATATTCATACTGAAGATCTCATGTATGGTTTTAATATTTCAATCTCTAAAAAAGACCTATTGGGAGAGCTTGCTTATCTAAAGATAGCTAAAGGTTATAAGCCAGGAGGTATTAATACTCAATCAGCAGTGCCACAGAATCGTAAGGAGTTTAAGCCAGAATCTCTCTACTCTTTAGAAGTTGGACAAAAAGCCAAATTAGATGACTCCCGCATCTCACTAAGTACAACACTCTTTTTTATGTATAGAGAAGACGCACAAGTTAAGACTTCTTTTCAAGATGATCCAATGGACCCAAGCTCATTCACTTTTTATACAGATAATGCAACAAGCGGAATTAACTACGGAGCAGAACTTGAAGCAAGTTATAAACAAGAACTTGGATTCAATGCACTATGGTCAATTGGACTTTTAAACACGAGATATCGTAATTACAATATCGGAACAAGAAACCTAAATGGCCGACAAATGCCACATGCCCCAAACTATCAAATAAACCTAAATTTTGAGTATAAATTTAAGTCAGGAGCTTATATTGGAGGAAACTTCTTTGCATCCGATGACTTCTATTTTTCAAACTCACACGATTTAAAATCACGTCCATATCAATTAGTAGATGCAAAGATTGGATACAGAAATGAAAGTCTAGATATTTCTATTTGGAGCAAGAATGTATTTGACGAAAATTATTCTTTACGTGGATTCTATTTTGCGAATATGCCTCCGACTTGGCAAGATGAACTCTATACTCAAAGAGAGGCGCCACGAAGCTTTGGAATAACAGGAAGATATATATTTTAG
- a CDS encoding type II secretion system protein has translation MSLRNRGFTLVEIMVAAGLIGILALALMRMTSTSMKTMKTASSTSEINQIVGEMRSMLATPTACENSFQGLNANDSGPISQLRNDTNEDRYILNKKYNGVTIESIRLSSAASEVSVNSGSTGETHLVIQFNKGKNTYSEELVKKIKLWVQVDPSDAIIDCRTLSDGESTIFSRSATDPNDIYYNAGNVGIGTNSPVTKLDVNGGIKIGNQSTCNASVEGTMKYNSSDKAMEFCDGTQWKKVGGTPTCKVLEKNLPPTHSCGGGYCAIQTVNCEEGWVRTGGGCSNSWYDGHRIVKDYPVGSDGWRCVAQPDSRMTQGKVFVICCQ, from the coding sequence ATGAGTTTAAGAAATAGAGGATTTACTTTAGTTGAAATAATGGTTGCGGCAGGCTTAATCGGCATCCTCGCTTTAGCATTAATGCGAATGACCAGTACAAGCATGAAAACCATGAAGACAGCAAGTTCAACTAGTGAAATTAATCAAATTGTAGGGGAGATGAGGTCAATGTTAGCTACTCCCACTGCTTGTGAGAATAGTTTTCAAGGTCTTAATGCTAATGATTCAGGTCCTATCTCACAATTAAGAAATGATACTAATGAAGACCGTTACATTTTAAATAAGAAGTATAATGGTGTGACGATAGAGTCAATTAGACTTAGTTCAGCAGCTAGTGAAGTTAGTGTAAACTCGGGCTCAACTGGTGAGACCCATCTTGTTATTCAATTCAATAAGGGAAAGAATACTTATAGCGAAGAGCTTGTGAAGAAGATTAAGCTATGGGTACAGGTTGACCCTTCAGATGCTATTATTGATTGTCGTACATTGAGTGATGGCGAGAGTACTATCTTTTCAAGAAGTGCCACAGATCCAAATGATATTTATTATAATGCAGGAAATGTTGGTATCGGGACAAATTCACCTGTTACAAAACTTGATGTTAACGGTGGTATTAAAATTGGAAATCAATCAACCTGCAATGCTTCTGTTGAAGGAACAATGAAGTATAATAGTAGCGATAAGGCCATGGAGTTCTGTGATGGGACGCAATGGAAAAAGGTTGGTGGAACTCCGACTTGTAAGGTTCTTGAAAAAAATCTACCACCAACTCATTCATGTGGTGGAGGTTATTGTGCTATTCAAACTGTAAACTGTGAAGAAGGATGGGTTCGAACAGGTGGTGGTTGTAGTAATAGCTGGTATGATGGCCATCGTATTGTAAAAGACTATCCAGTGGGAAGTGATGGTTGGAGATGTGTTGCACAGCCCGATAGCCGTATGACCCAAGGGAAAGTTTTTGTAATTTGTTGTCAGTAA